In the Nocardioides panaciterrulae genome, CACCACCACGGACGGTCGGAGACCACCGGAGAGCGGAAGGTCGGGGGCTGGTCGGGCAGGTTCACCACAGGTCACGCCTCTCGAACGGACGGGTCCACGAAGGGTGGCTTGACGAGCCGGAAGATCTCGCGGCGGCCGCGGACGTCCACGCCCACCTCGGCCTCGGGGTTCACGAACGACGGCACCAGCGCCAGGCCGATGCCCTTGCGCAGCGTCGGCGAGAAGGTGCCGGAGGTGACCTCGCAGAGCGGCACGTCGGGACTCAGCGACACGCTCATGCCGGGCCGCGGGATGCCGCGACCGACGGCGAGGAGTCCGCGCAGCACCCGCTCGGGGCCGCGCTCCCTCTCCGCCTTGAGCACCTCGCGGCCCCAGAACGCCTCCTTGCCCCAGCCCACGGCCCAGCCGAGCCGGCCCTGGCTGGGCGTGACGTCGAGGGAGATGTCCTGGCCGTGCAGCGGGTAGCCCATCTCGGTGCGCAGCGTGTCGCGGGCGCCCAGGCCGCAGGGCAGCATCCCGAAGTCCTCGCCGGCGGCGAGCAGCGCGTCCCACAGGGGTACGGCGACCTCCGCCGGCGCGACCAGCTCGTAGCCGCGCTCGCCGGTGTAGCCGGTCCGGCACACCACGACCGTCGCGCCGCCGCCCCAGTCGGGCAGGGTCGCCTCCACGAACGACATGTACTCGTGCCCGCTCGGGAGCCCGACCGCGGCCAGCACCTCGTCGGACCGGGTGCCCTGCACCGCGAGGACCGCGTGGTCGCGGTGCTGGTCGGTGACGGTGACGCCCTCGGGCGCCTGGGCGGCGAGCCGGCGCACCACCTCGGCGGTGTTGGCGGCGTTGGGCACCAGCAGCACCCGCTCGTCGTCGTGCAGGTAGACGATCAGGTCGTCGACGATGCCGCCGGTCGCGTCGTCGCAGCACAGCGTGTACTGGGCCTTGCCCGGACCGATCCGGCCGAGGTCGTTGGTCAGCGTGGCGTTGACGTACGCCGCGGCGCCGGGCCCGCTGACCAGGGCCTTGCCGAGGTGGCTGACGTCGAAGATCCCGACCGACTCGCGGACCGCCGTGTGCTCCTTGACCACGCCCGTCGGGTACTCCAGGGGCATCGACCACCCCCCGAAGGGCGCCATCTTGGCGCCGAGCTCGAGGTGCCGCTCGTGCAGCGGCGAGGCGATCAGGTCGGTGGTGGCCGGCTGGTCGGACATGCACCGGAACCTACCGCAGCCGCCATCCGGTTCCCCGGCGTGGCTATCCTGCCCCGGTGACGTCGTACAGCCTCCGCAATGCCAGCCCCGCCAAGACCCGCGCCGACGTCGTCGTCGTCGGTGTCCTCCAGGACCCGAAGGGCGCCACGCTGGCGCCGGGTGGGGAGGAGGTGGCCAAGGCCTACGGCCGCAAGCTCCGCCCGCTGCTGTCCACGCTGGGCGTGACCGGCAAGGCCGGCGAGGTCGTCAAGGTGCCCACCGGCGACACGCTCACCTCGC is a window encoding:
- the gcvT gene encoding glycine cleavage system aminomethyltransferase GcvT, with amino-acid sequence MSDQPATTDLIASPLHERHLELGAKMAPFGGWSMPLEYPTGVVKEHTAVRESVGIFDVSHLGKALVSGPGAAAYVNATLTNDLGRIGPGKAQYTLCCDDATGGIVDDLIVYLHDDERVLLVPNAANTAEVVRRLAAQAPEGVTVTDQHRDHAVLAVQGTRSDEVLAAVGLPSGHEYMSFVEATLPDWGGGATVVVCRTGYTGERGYELVAPAEVAVPLWDALLAAGEDFGMLPCGLGARDTLRTEMGYPLHGQDISLDVTPSQGRLGWAVGWGKEAFWGREVLKAERERGPERVLRGLLAVGRGIPRPGMSVSLSPDVPLCEVTSGTFSPTLRKGIGLALVPSFVNPEAEVGVDVRGRREIFRLVKPPFVDPSVREA